One genomic window of Ruminococcus gauvreauii includes the following:
- a CDS encoding aminoacetone oxidase family FAD-binding enzyme, giving the protein MQIIVIGGGAAGLMAAVTAARIGASVTVLEQNDTVGKKLLATGNGKCNLTNVKQEPACYRGSEPLFAWKVISAFGLTDTLKFFTGLGVYTRNKNGGLYPFSEQAQAVRDILRMEAEYLHVKLKTRERVQRIEKAGLFQVTTQSYTYQADRVILAAGGAASNIAGSGMDGFHLAESLGHTIIKPLPALVGLRGMGNYFSKWAGVRFEASVSLYTNDICMFTERGEVQFTDYGISGIPVFQVSRFAARALDEGQRVLAVLDFMPDFTVEELLVFLENRQEQCPYKTISESLIGLFPQKLIPLFCTEIKTLAELAEKLKKFPVIIRDAHSMEQAQVTSGGVFTGEIDPVTMESKKISGLYFAGEVVDVDGCCGGYNLQWAWSSGALAGRSSAAEEQP; this is encoded by the coding sequence ATGCAGATTATCGTGATAGGCGGCGGAGCCGCAGGACTCATGGCAGCAGTCACAGCCGCGCGAATCGGGGCCTCAGTGACTGTGCTGGAACAAAATGATACGGTCGGAAAGAAACTTCTGGCGACCGGCAACGGCAAGTGTAATCTGACCAACGTTAAGCAGGAACCCGCGTGTTACCGCGGCTCAGAACCTCTGTTTGCATGGAAGGTGATATCAGCGTTTGGTCTCACCGATACCCTGAAGTTTTTTACCGGACTCGGTGTTTACACGCGAAATAAAAACGGAGGCCTTTATCCATTCAGTGAACAGGCCCAGGCGGTACGGGACATCCTACGCATGGAAGCCGAGTATCTGCATGTGAAGCTGAAAACAAGGGAGCGTGTACAGCGAATCGAAAAAGCGGGACTGTTTCAGGTCACAACACAGAGTTATACATATCAGGCAGATCGTGTGATTCTCGCTGCCGGCGGTGCAGCATCCAATATCGCAGGTTCCGGCATGGACGGATTTCATCTGGCAGAATCACTCGGTCATACGATTATCAAACCTCTGCCCGCTCTCGTTGGCCTTCGCGGGATGGGGAATTATTTTTCAAAGTGGGCCGGCGTGCGTTTTGAGGCGTCGGTATCACTGTATACGAACGACATCTGTATGTTCACTGAGCGCGGTGAGGTACAGTTTACAGATTACGGTATCTCCGGAATTCCGGTTTTTCAGGTGAGCCGTTTCGCGGCGCGTGCACTTGATGAAGGGCAGCGTGTGCTCGCGGTTCTTGATTTCATGCCGGATTTCACGGTGGAAGAGCTTCTTGTCTTTCTGGAAAACAGACAGGAACAATGTCCTTATAAGACGATTTCCGAATCACTGATCGGTCTCTTTCCTCAGAAACTGATTCCGCTGTTCTGTACGGAGATTAAAACTCTGGCTGAACTCGCGGAAAAGTTAAAGAAGTTTCCGGTCATCATAAGAGACGCCCATTCGATGGAGCAGGCGCAGGTCACAAGCGGCGGAGTCTTTACCGGCGAGATTGACCCTGTTACCATGGAATCGAAAAAAATATCCGGTCTGTATTTCGCAGGAGAAGTCGTCGATGTCGACGGGTGCTGCGGCGGATACAATCTTCAGTGGGCGTGGAGCAGCGGGGCGCTGGCAGGAAGAAGCAGCGCAGCGGAGGAACAGCCATGA
- a CDS encoding penicillin-binding transpeptidase domain-containing protein translates to MVKKIKKIFKKFRLSRSTVLIALFLVMAFILIQRIFSLQIIHGQEYADNFSLQTTRERTLKSTRGNILDCDGNVLASNELSYSITLEDSGTYANRRIRNLSLNSEIYRIIQLVEANGDSIDHSFHIVLDENGNYEFDVTDFSLSRFRADVYGHSLIDDLKADEVNASPDQIMKDLAGDDRFGIILSENPYTEEELAEYGLPAEYTKEELLKMVSIRYLLSTTSYQKYVAVTIATDVSEETVATIMENKNSLEGVDIAEDSVRVYEDSVYFSSLIGYTGKISAEELDSLREENPNYSTTSIVGKTGIEEVMETTLQGTDGKETVYVDNLGKVLEIDKDSKTDPVQGNDVYLTIDKELQIAAYKILEQRIAGVLALNIQPIKTFETDENTDTSAIPIPIYDVYYALVNNSILDISHFSAEDASDTERSVQSKFEAKQAEIFEEVGRELTGDSPQAYKDMREEMQVYISYIVNEMLMDDTGILDKNAIDKSDQTYLAWTQDETISLQEFLTYAASQNWIDISRFTEENTYLDSREVYAALAAYIADYLKTDIAFSKLLYKYMLLDDVISGNELCTILYDQGVLSKDDDLYASFMAGQTSSYDLMMSKIRNLEITPAQLALDPCSGSVVITDPNTGEIKACVTYPGYDNNRLANQMDTGYYRKLTSDLSEPFYNKATQQRTAPGSTFKLVTTVAGLMEGVIDDESTIQCTGIFDRIDGSELRCWKRDGHGLLNIRGGITNSCNVFFSEVAYRLGLDENNVFSDNNATQKITNYAELFDFDQNSGIEISEADPQISDQMPIPSAIGQGTHNYTTSQLARYVSTLANGGTSYDISLLDKVTDSSGNLIEDLTPQVQSQLEVPQYIWDDIHVGMRGVITETNKELFQDLNVSLAGKTGTAQQSRNRTSHGLFIGYAPYENPEISMAVRIAYGYSSTNAALVAKDILNYYFELKDETEILTGTAAQEGTSNEQTD, encoded by the coding sequence TTGGTTAAGAAGATAAAAAAGATATTTAAAAAGTTCAGACTGAGCAGGAGCACCGTACTGATCGCGTTGTTTCTCGTCATGGCGTTTATTCTGATACAGCGGATATTTTCTCTGCAGATCATTCATGGCCAGGAATACGCGGACAATTTCTCTCTGCAGACGACCCGTGAGCGGACGTTGAAAAGTACGCGCGGAAATATTCTGGACTGCGACGGCAATGTACTTGCATCGAACGAGCTGTCATACTCCATCACACTGGAGGACAGCGGAACATATGCGAACCGGCGGATCCGGAATCTGTCACTGAACAGTGAGATCTACCGGATCATACAGCTCGTGGAGGCTAACGGGGATTCCATCGACCACAGTTTCCATATTGTTCTGGATGAGAACGGCAATTATGAATTTGACGTTACCGACTTTTCACTCTCGCGGTTCCGCGCCGATGTCTACGGACACAGCCTGATCGATGATCTGAAAGCAGATGAAGTGAACGCTTCACCGGATCAGATCATGAAAGACCTGGCGGGAGACGACCGCTTCGGAATTATCTTATCTGAGAATCCGTACACGGAGGAAGAACTGGCGGAGTATGGGCTGCCGGCAGAATATACAAAGGAAGAACTGCTGAAAATGGTTTCGATCCGCTATCTGCTGTCGACCACAAGCTATCAGAAATACGTGGCAGTGACAATCGCGACGGATGTCAGTGAGGAGACCGTGGCAACCATCATGGAAAATAAAAACAGCCTGGAAGGCGTGGACATCGCCGAGGATTCGGTTCGTGTCTACGAGGACAGTGTTTATTTCTCCTCCCTGATCGGCTATACGGGAAAAATTTCTGCCGAAGAGCTTGATTCGCTGAGAGAAGAAAATCCAAACTATTCCACAACCTCCATTGTCGGCAAAACGGGGATCGAGGAGGTTATGGAGACAACTCTGCAGGGAACGGACGGGAAGGAGACTGTATACGTCGATAATCTCGGAAAAGTACTGGAAATCGATAAGGATTCCAAAACGGATCCCGTCCAGGGAAATGATGTTTACCTGACGATCGACAAGGAACTTCAGATCGCGGCATACAAGATCCTCGAACAGAGAATCGCCGGTGTTCTTGCATTAAATATTCAGCCGATCAAAACGTTTGAGACGGATGAGAATACCGATACTTCCGCGATCCCCATCCCGATCTATGATGTCTACTATGCGCTTGTCAACAACAGCATTCTGGATATCAGCCATTTTTCCGCTGAAGATGCCTCTGATACGGAGCGCAGCGTGCAGTCAAAATTCGAGGCCAAGCAGGCAGAGATCTTTGAGGAGGTCGGCCGTGAACTGACGGGTGATTCTCCGCAGGCTTACAAAGATATGAGGGAGGAGATGCAGGTCTACATCAGTTATATCGTCAATGAAATGCTGATGGATGACACCGGCATCCTGGATAAAAATGCTATTGATAAATCAGATCAGACATATCTGGCCTGGACACAGGATGAGACGATCAGCCTCCAGGAGTTCCTGACATATGCGGCAAGCCAGAACTGGATCGATATTTCCAGATTCACAGAGGAAAACACATATCTGGATTCCAGGGAGGTGTATGCAGCACTGGCGGCGTATATCGCGGATTACCTGAAAACAGATATCGCATTTTCCAAGCTGCTGTACAAATATATGCTGCTGGACGATGTGATCTCGGGCAATGAGTTGTGTACGATTCTGTACGATCAGGGCGTACTGTCGAAAGACGATGACCTGTATGCATCGTTCATGGCTGGGCAGACGAGTTCCTATGATTTAATGATGAGTAAGATCAGGAATCTGGAGATCACCCCCGCACAGCTGGCGCTCGACCCGTGTTCCGGCTCTGTGGTCATCACGGATCCGAATACCGGCGAGATCAAGGCATGCGTCACATATCCGGGGTATGACAATAACCGGCTTGCAAATCAGATGGATACCGGTTATTATAGAAAATTGACGAGTGATCTGTCGGAGCCGTTTTATAATAAGGCGACTCAGCAGCGTACGGCACCAGGTTCGACATTTAAGCTTGTGACAACCGTCGCGGGATTGATGGAAGGCGTCATCGATGATGAATCCACGATCCAGTGTACCGGTATTTTTGACAGGATCGACGGTTCCGAGCTCCGATGCTGGAAGAGGGACGGCCATGGCCTGCTGAATATCCGGGGAGGTATTACAAACTCCTGCAACGTCTTTTTCAGTGAAGTGGCTTACCGGCTGGGACTGGATGAGAACAACGTCTTCTCGGACAACAATGCCACACAGAAGATCACCAACTATGCCGAACTGTTTGACTTTGATCAGAACTCCGGCATCGAAATATCAGAGGCAGACCCTCAGATTTCCGACCAGATGCCGATTCCTTCGGCAATCGGTCAGGGTACGCACAACTATACAACGTCTCAGCTCGCACGCTATGTGTCGACACTTGCCAACGGCGGTACGAGCTATGATATCTCACTGCTGGATAAGGTGACCGATTCTTCCGGCAACCTGATTGAAGATCTGACTCCGCAGGTTCAGAGCCAGCTGGAAGTTCCCCAGTATATCTGGGACGATATCCATGTCGGCATGAGGGGCGTTATCACCGAAACCAACAAAGAGTTATTCCAGGATCTGAATGTTTCGCTTGCCGGCAAGACCGGTACGGCGCAGCAGTCCAGAAACCGCACCAGCCACGGACTTTTCATCGGCTATGCTCCGTATGAAAATCCGGAAATATCGATGGCAGTGCGTATTGCCTACGGGTATTCCTCCACTAACGCGGCGTTAGTGGCTAAGGATATTTTAAATTATTATTTTGAACTGAAAGATGAAACGGAAATCCTGACCGGGACTGCGGCTCAGGAAGGTACTTCCAACGAACAGACCGATTAA
- the mreC gene encoding rod shape-determining protein MreC — translation MKKKNRFSIKTKHWIIIMTIVCIGLIALAATSRFSFAPVQQGAGYVISPFQKGINVAGTWLRDQTSGFMNARKLKNENDALQEKVDKLTEENSNLLQDQDELERLRQMYTLDKDYSEYEKVAAQVISKDPGNWYNTFVINRGSDDGIQVDMNVLANGGLAGIVTEVGKDWATVRSIIDDSSNVSAMVATTSDDCVVTGNLLLMDEGKLNFIQLKDKEDKAQVGDRIVTSNISDKFLKGILIGYIDEINNDTNNLTKNGYLIPVVDFAHIHEVLVIKELKNKGGD, via the coding sequence ATGAAAAAAAAGAATCGGTTTTCCATAAAAACAAAACACTGGATCATCATCATGACCATCGTCTGTATCGGTCTGATCGCACTCGCAGCGACCTCCAGGTTTTCCTTTGCCCCGGTTCAGCAGGGTGCAGGCTATGTCATATCTCCTTTTCAAAAGGGGATTAACGTGGCAGGTACGTGGCTGCGGGATCAGACGAGCGGCTTTATGAATGCAAGGAAACTGAAGAATGAGAATGACGCCCTGCAGGAGAAAGTCGATAAACTGACGGAAGAGAACAGTAATCTGCTGCAGGACCAGGATGAGCTGGAGCGTCTGAGACAGATGTATACGCTGGATAAGGATTATTCCGAGTACGAAAAGGTGGCCGCACAGGTCATTTCAAAAGATCCCGGCAACTGGTATAATACATTCGTGATTAACCGCGGCAGTGATGACGGTATCCAGGTGGATATGAACGTTCTCGCCAACGGAGGACTTGCCGGTATCGTAACCGAAGTCGGAAAAGACTGGGCCACTGTCCGTTCCATCATCGATGACTCCAGCAATGTCAGTGCCATGGTCGCAACCACATCGGATGATTGCGTCGTAACAGGCAATCTTCTGCTGATGGATGAGGGAAAGCTTAATTTTATCCAGCTGAAAGACAAGGAAGATAAGGCGCAGGTCGGTGACCGGATCGTGACCTCGAATATCAGTGACAAATTCCTGAAAGGTATTCTGATCGGATACATCGATGAGATCAATAATGATACGAATAATCTGACAAAGAACGGATATCTGATTCCGGTTGTTGATTTTGCCCATATCCACGAAGTTCTGGTGATAAAAGAACTGAAGAATAAAGGAGGAGACTGA
- a CDS encoding NAD(P)/FAD-dependent oxidoreductase, with amino-acid sequence MIRITQLKLPIQHTQDDLKNKAARLLKIPADRIQGYDIIRQSLDARKKPALFFVYTIDVKTEAETKVLQKAHDKNITSTKSCSYHFPQTVPADKCRPVIAGSGPAGMFCAWMLAKHGIRPIVIERGEPVEQRMKSVAHFWQTGMLNEQSNVQFGEGGAGTFSDGKLNTSVKDPKGRNREVLKMFVEAGAPAEILYQQKPHLGTDLLVDIVKNIRIQIECLGGEFRFGTQLTDLDIRSGQLHAIELNHEEWMPAGHLVCAIGHSARDTFTMLHEKGIRMSAKSFAAGIRIEHPQEMINMSQYGQREVPLLGAAAYKLTHQLSGGRGIYTFCMCPGGYVVNASSELNRLAVNGMSYHDRDSGNANSAVIVTVNPEDFWTCLSPGAPRELAGLAFQRHLEEHAFQIAGGAVPVQLFEDFEAMRESRSYGEILPNIKGRHSLCNVRACLPGFMADALVEGIHAFGKKIPGFDRADCLLSAVESRTSSPVRIHRDDRLMSNISGIFPCGEGAGYAGGITSAAIDGLKTAEAVAAALNL; translated from the coding sequence ATGATCAGGATCACTCAGTTAAAGCTGCCGATTCAACATACACAGGATGATTTAAAAAATAAAGCTGCAAGACTGCTGAAGATACCGGCGGACAGGATCCAGGGATATGACATTATCCGTCAGTCACTGGATGCCAGGAAAAAACCTGCGCTGTTTTTTGTTTATACCATTGATGTGAAAACAGAAGCCGAGACGAAAGTTCTTCAAAAAGCGCACGATAAAAATATTACGTCAACCAAGAGCTGTTCTTATCACTTTCCGCAAACCGTCCCCGCAGATAAGTGCCGTCCGGTCATCGCAGGGAGCGGTCCTGCCGGTATGTTCTGTGCCTGGATGCTGGCAAAGCACGGGATTCGTCCGATCGTCATAGAACGGGGCGAACCGGTAGAGCAGCGAATGAAGAGCGTTGCACATTTCTGGCAGACTGGCATGCTGAATGAACAGTCTAACGTCCAGTTCGGAGAGGGCGGTGCCGGGACGTTCTCCGACGGGAAACTGAATACCTCCGTAAAAGACCCGAAAGGGCGTAACCGCGAAGTCCTGAAAATGTTTGTCGAGGCGGGAGCTCCGGCGGAGATCCTGTATCAGCAAAAACCACATCTCGGAACGGATCTTCTGGTGGATATCGTAAAAAACATCCGGATTCAGATCGAATGTCTCGGCGGTGAGTTCCGGTTCGGGACTCAGCTGACGGATCTTGACATCCGCAGCGGACAGCTCCATGCAATTGAACTGAACCATGAAGAATGGATGCCGGCCGGGCACCTCGTCTGTGCGATCGGACACAGTGCACGCGACACGTTCACAATGCTTCACGAAAAAGGAATCCGGATGAGTGCGAAATCTTTTGCCGCCGGCATCCGGATCGAACATCCGCAGGAGATGATCAATATGTCCCAATACGGTCAGCGGGAAGTCCCTCTGCTCGGTGCTGCCGCTTATAAGCTGACGCATCAGCTTTCCGGCGGACGGGGGATCTATACGTTCTGCATGTGCCCCGGAGGTTATGTCGTAAATGCTTCATCTGAACTGAACCGGCTGGCTGTAAACGGGATGAGTTATCATGACAGAGATTCCGGGAATGCCAACAGCGCCGTGATCGTGACTGTGAATCCTGAAGACTTTTGGACCTGTCTTTCTCCTGGGGCGCCCCGGGAGCTGGCGGGACTGGCTTTTCAGCGTCATTTGGAAGAACATGCCTTTCAGATCGCGGGCGGCGCCGTACCCGTTCAGCTGTTTGAGGATTTTGAGGCGATGCGGGAGAGCCGTTCTTACGGTGAAATCCTTCCGAATATCAAAGGAAGACACAGCCTGTGCAATGTCCGTGCATGTCTTCCGGGATTTATGGCAGATGCGCTTGTGGAAGGAATCCATGCCTTCGGGAAAAAAATACCTGGATTTGACCGCGCAGACTGCCTGCTGAGTGCGGTGGAGAGCAGAACTTCGTCACCTGTACGAATCCATCGCGACGACCGGCTGATGAGCAATATTTCCGGTATTTTTCCCTGCGGCGAAGGCGCCGGATATGCCGGAGGAATCACTTCGGCAGCAATCGACGGCCTGAAGACAGCGGAAGCTGTCGCTGCGGCACTGAATCTGTGA
- the radC gene encoding RadC family protein, with translation MRKHQTIKKLPVESRPYEKFRLHGAQSLTDAELLAIILRSGTHGTSSIELAQHLLTLSKGHEGLLGLHHLSIAQLMEVKGIGDVKAVQVKCIGELSRRIAKGASSPVLDFKNPDTIADYYMEDLRHQEQEVLLCMMLDTKNHFLGDVQVSKGTVNASLISPREIFLSALQFHAVHIILVHNHPSGNPRPSSEDVLITRRIREAGELLGIYLLDHIIIGDRRYISLCQEGMIQRA, from the coding sequence ATGAGAAAACACCAAACGATAAAGAAACTGCCTGTCGAATCACGTCCCTATGAAAAATTCCGGCTGCATGGAGCACAGTCTCTGACAGATGCGGAGCTTCTCGCCATTATCCTGAGAAGCGGGACACACGGCACCTCGTCCATAGAACTTGCGCAGCATCTGCTTACACTGTCTAAAGGGCATGAGGGGCTGCTGGGCCTCCACCATCTGTCAATTGCACAGCTGATGGAGGTGAAGGGGATCGGGGATGTCAAAGCGGTACAGGTTAAATGTATCGGTGAATTGTCGAGACGGATCGCAAAAGGGGCGTCCAGTCCAGTTCTGGATTTTAAGAATCCGGACACGATCGCCGATTATTATATGGAAGATTTAAGACATCAGGAACAGGAAGTCCTGTTATGTATGATGTTGGATACAAAGAATCATTTTCTGGGTGATGTACAGGTTTCCAAAGGCACTGTGAACGCATCGCTGATTTCTCCGCGTGAGATTTTTTTGTCAGCACTGCAGTTTCATGCGGTTCATATTATTCTGGTACACAACCACCCTAGCGGAAATCCACGGCCGAGCAGCGAGGATGTCCTGATCACCAGACGCATCCGGGAAGCCGGGGAACTGCTTGGAATCTATCTGCTGGATCACATTATTATCGGCGACCGGCGGTATATCAGTCTGTGTCAGGAGGGGATGATACAGAGGGCATAA
- the minD gene encoding septum site-determining protein MinD, which yields MSEVIVVTSGKGGVGKTTTTANIGCGLAALGKKTVLVDTDIGLRNLDVVMGLENRIVYNLVDVIEGNCRMKQALIKDKQFPDKLFLLPSAQTRDKTSVTPEQMKKLCDDLREEFDFILLDCPAGIEQGFKNAVAGATRAVVVTTPEVSAIRDADRIIGLLEADDLRNIQLVINRLRMDMVKRGDMMSVEDVVDILAVDLIGAVPDDENIVIATNQGEPLAGGPSLAGQAYLNICRRILGEQIPLLDLTEKKGLFRRLFKNR from the coding sequence ATGAGTGAAGTAATTGTAGTAACATCAGGAAAAGGGGGCGTCGGCAAGACGACGACGACAGCCAATATCGGCTGCGGTCTTGCCGCTCTCGGCAAAAAGACAGTTCTGGTTGACACAGATATCGGACTTCGGAATCTGGATGTCGTCATGGGACTTGAAAACCGGATCGTATATAATCTGGTGGATGTCATCGAGGGCAACTGCCGCATGAAACAGGCACTGATCAAAGACAAGCAGTTTCCGGACAAACTGTTTCTGCTTCCGTCAGCACAGACCAGAGATAAGACGTCCGTGACGCCGGAACAGATGAAAAAGCTGTGTGACGATCTAAGAGAGGAATTTGATTTTATCCTGCTGGACTGTCCGGCCGGTATTGAACAGGGATTTAAAAACGCTGTTGCCGGCGCCACAAGAGCCGTGGTGGTGACGACACCGGAAGTCTCTGCAATCAGGGATGCAGACCGTATCATAGGCCTCCTGGAGGCGGACGATCTACGCAATATTCAGCTTGTCATCAATCGGCTCCGCATGGATATGGTCAAACGCGGAGACATGATGTCTGTGGAAGATGTCGTGGATATCCTGGCAGTTGACCTGATCGGTGCTGTTCCGGATGACGAGAACATTGTAATTGCAACAAATCAGGGGGAGCCGCTGGCAGGCGGACCATCTCTTGCAGGACAGGCATATCTGAACATCTGCCGGAGAATCCTGGGTGAACAGATTCCGCTTCTGGACCTTACTGAGAAAAAAGGACTTTTCAGACGCCTTTTCAAAAACAGGTAG
- a CDS encoding rod shape-determining protein translates to MVLQHVFGVDLGSDTIKIYSLKKDEILIEKNMIAIRNKEEVLAVGNDAYEMYEKAPHNIEVSSPMSGGMIANIGHLEVVLHLLLRKLNRHFGNRPIVYFSVPMNMTEIEKRAYNTIASGGDLRKSRIFLVERPIVNALSLGIPISRSKGSMIVDMGAECTEISVLADNRVIISKPLSFGGNRIDEAIVANVRKRCGLHISRRMASRLKTAMAGLAADTKEARKVVGLDTISGLPKEGVVSSAVINEVIRTQLRQAADEIQLFLERTPPQIHNSITREGIYLTGGCTRIPYIDGYLAGQIGCAAHISQYSDTSAVYGLKEIINHKSLQHWAFTAKSSNKKYRF, encoded by the coding sequence ATGGTTTTACAGCATGTATTCGGGGTAGATCTCGGTTCAGATACGATCAAGATCTACTCCCTGAAAAAAGATGAAATTTTAATAGAAAAAAACATGATTGCTATCCGCAATAAAGAAGAAGTGCTCGCAGTGGGAAATGATGCGTATGAGATGTATGAAAAGGCTCCGCATAATATTGAAGTGTCTTCTCCGATGAGCGGCGGCATGATTGCCAACATCGGCCATCTGGAAGTGGTTCTCCACCTGTTGCTGCGCAAGCTGAACAGACACTTCGGGAACAGGCCGATTGTCTATTTCTCTGTGCCAATGAACATGACAGAAATTGAGAAGAGGGCCTATAATACGATCGCCAGCGGCGGTGATCTTCGAAAAAGCCGGATTTTTCTGGTGGAGAGGCCCATTGTAAATGCGCTGTCCCTTGGAATCCCAATTTCCAGAAGCAAAGGCTCCATGATCGTCGATATGGGCGCTGAGTGTACGGAAATCTCTGTCCTTGCCGACAACAGAGTGATCATCAGCAAGCCGTTATCCTTCGGCGGGAACCGGATCGATGAGGCGATTGTCGCCAATGTACGGAAACGATGCGGGCTTCATATCAGCCGCAGAATGGCCTCGCGTCTGAAAACAGCCATGGCCGGCCTTGCCGCCGACACGAAAGAAGCCCGTAAGGTAGTCGGGCTCGATACAATATCCGGTCTGCCGAAAGAAGGCGTGGTCAGCTCCGCGGTGATCAATGAGGTCATCCGCACTCAGCTGCGGCAGGCGGCGGATGAAATCCAGCTGTTTCTGGAACGAACTCCGCCTCAGATACATAACAGCATTACCAGGGAAGGGATCTACCTGACCGGAGGCTGTACCAGGATTCCGTATATCGATGGGTATCTGGCCGGCCAGATCGGATGTGCTGCCCATATTTCCCAATACAGTGACACGTCTGCGGTCTATGGACTGAAAGAGATCATCAATCACAAGTCCCTGCAGCACTGGGCATTCACAGCAAAAAGCAGCAACAAGAAATACAGATTTTAA
- the mreD gene encoding rod shape-determining protein MreD, which produces MRRKLILAVLVLLTFLLQSTVFKALSIASITPNLLLILTVSFGFMCGKRIGMFTGFLSGLMIDMFYGNLFGFHALLYMWIGYLNGFLYKVYYDEDIKVPTMLVTASDAVYGIVIYGLQFMLRGRLNFLGYLKQIIIPEIVYTVVMTLLFYRLYLWINRQLLEHEMEGQRSPWLRR; this is translated from the coding sequence ATGCGCAGAAAACTGATTCTGGCTGTTCTGGTCCTTTTGACTTTTTTGCTGCAGAGTACGGTATTCAAGGCGCTTTCCATCGCATCTATTACTCCGAACCTGCTTCTGATCCTGACGGTATCGTTCGGATTTATGTGCGGAAAGCGTATCGGCATGTTTACCGGATTCTTAAGCGGACTGATGATCGATATGTTTTACGGAAACCTCTTCGGATTCCATGCACTTTTATATATGTGGATCGGATATCTGAATGGATTCTTATACAAAGTCTATTATGACGAGGATATCAAAGTACCGACAATGCTGGTGACGGCCAGTGACGCGGTATACGGAATCGTCATTTACGGACTGCAGTTCATGCTTCGGGGCCGCCTGAATTTTTTGGGATACCTGAAGCAGATCATCATTCCGGAAATCGTTTATACGGTTGTTATGACACTGCTATTCTACCGTCTGTATTTATGGATCAACCGACAGCTGCTTGAACACGAAATGGAAGGACAACGATCACCTTGGTTAAGAAGATAA